One Oncorhynchus clarkii lewisi isolate Uvic-CL-2024 unplaced genomic scaffold, UVic_Ocla_1.0 unplaced_contig_531_pilon_pilon, whole genome shotgun sequence DNA segment encodes these proteins:
- the LOC139401872 gene encoding mitochondrial import inner membrane translocase subunit tim16-like: protein MAKYLAQIIVMGAQVVGRAFARALRQEYAASQAAAEARGRAGQQSAAASSLTGMTLQEAQQILNIATLTPEELQKNYEHLFKVNDKEVGGSFYLQSKVVRAKERLDEELSIQTQDSQPKPPPEQKQQTPET, encoded by the exons ATG GCGAAATATCTTGCGCAGATCATTGTCATGGGGGCGCAGGTAGTAGGACGGGCGTTTGCGCGTGCATTGCGGCAAGAATATGCAG ccagTCAAGCTGCAGCGGAGGCCAGGGGGCGTGCCGGACAGCAGTCAGCAGCAGCCTCTAGTCTCACTGGGATGACCTTACAGGAGGCCCAGCAGATCCTCAATATCGCCACACTCACCCCTGAGGAGCTCCAGAAG AACTATGAACACCTTTTTAAAGTCAACGACAAGGAGGTGGGCGGATCTTTCTATCTACAGTCCAAG GTGGTGAGAGCGAAGGAGCGTCTAGATGAGGAGCTCTCTATTCAGACACAGGACAGTCAACCCAAACCCCCACCAGAGCAGAAGCAACAGACTCCAGAAACATGA